A stretch of the Pseudomonas helvetica genome encodes the following:
- the icd gene encoding NADP-dependent isocitrate dehydrogenase — MGYKKIQVPAVGDKITVNADHSLNVPNNPIIPFIEGDGIGVDISPVMIKVVDAAVKKAYGGERKISWMEVYAGEKATQVYDQDTWLPQETLDAVKDYVVSIKGPLTTPVGGGIRSLNVALRQQLDLYVCLRPVRWFEGVPSPVKKPGDVDMTIFRENSEDIYAGIEWKAGSPEATKVIKFLKEEMGVTKIRFDQNCGIGIKPVSLEGTKRLARKALQYVVDNDRDSLTIVHKGNIMKFTEGAFKEWAYEVAAEEFGATLLDGGPWMQFKNPKTGKNVIVKDAIADAMLQQILLRPAEYDVIATLNLNGDYLSDALAAEVGGIGIAPGANLSDTVAMFEATHGTAPKYAGKDQVNPGSLILSAEMMLRHMGWTEAADLIIKGTNGAISAKTVTYDFERLMEGAKLLSSSAFGDALISHM; from the coding sequence ATGGGATACAAGAAGATTCAGGTTCCAGCAGTCGGCGACAAAATCACCGTCAATGCAGACCATTCTCTCAATGTTCCTAACAACCCGATCATCCCTTTCATTGAAGGTGATGGTATCGGCGTTGATATCAGCCCGGTCATGATCAAGGTTGTCGATGCTGCTGTTAAGAAGGCTTACGGCGGCGAGCGCAAAATTTCCTGGATGGAAGTCTACGCCGGGGAAAAAGCGACTCAGGTTTACGATCAGGACACCTGGCTGCCTCAGGAAACTCTGGATGCAGTCAAGGATTACGTGGTTTCCATCAAGGGCCCGCTGACCACGCCGGTCGGTGGCGGTATCCGTTCCCTCAACGTTGCCCTGCGTCAGCAGCTCGACCTTTATGTGTGCCTGCGTCCTGTGCGCTGGTTCGAAGGCGTGCCTAGCCCGGTCAAGAAGCCTGGCGATGTCGACATGACGATCTTCCGCGAGAACTCGGAAGACATCTACGCCGGTATCGAATGGAAGGCCGGTTCGCCGGAGGCGACCAAGGTCATCAAGTTCCTTAAAGAAGAAATGGGCGTTACCAAGATCCGTTTCGACCAAAATTGCGGTATCGGCATCAAGCCGGTTTCCCTGGAAGGCACCAAGCGTCTGGCACGCAAGGCCCTGCAATACGTTGTCGACAATGATCGCGATTCGCTGACCATCGTCCACAAAGGCAACATCATGAAGTTCACCGAAGGTGCCTTCAAGGAGTGGGCCTACGAAGTGGCCGCTGAAGAATTCGGCGCAACCCTGCTCGACGGCGGCCCGTGGATGCAGTTCAAGAACCCGAAAACCGGCAAGAACGTCATCGTCAAGGATGCCATCGCCGACGCCATGCTCCAGCAGATCCTGCTGCGCCCGGCTGAATACGATGTGATCGCGACCCTGAACCTGAACGGCGACTACCTGTCCGACGCCCTGGCAGCTGAAGTCGGTGGTATCGGTATCGCGCCAGGGGCCAACCTGTCCGACACCGTGGCGATGTTCGAAGCCACCCACGGCACTGCACCGAAGTACGCCGGCAAGGACCAGGTCAACCCGGGTTCGCTGATTTTGTCTGCTGAAATGATGCTGCGTCACATGGGCTGGACCGAAGCGGCCGACCTGATCATCAAGGGCACCAACGGCGCAATCTCGGCCAAGACCGTGACCTATGACTTCGAACGTCTGATGGAAGGCGCCAAACTGCTGTCTTCTTCCGCGTTCGGCGATGCGCTGATCTCGCACATGTAA
- a CDS encoding NADP-dependent isocitrate dehydrogenase — MPNRSKIIYTFTDEAPALATYSLLPIVEAFTASADIAVETRDISLAGRILASFPEQLGNKAVADHLAELGALAVTPEANIIKLPNISASVPQLQAAIKELQAQGYALPDYPETVTSDADKDAKSRYDKIKGSAVNPVLREGNSDRRAPLSVKNYARKHPHKMGAWAKDSKSHVAHMSTGDFYGSEKAALIDAADAVKIELIAQDGTTTVLKEKTTVQAGEILDCAVMSKNALRSFIAAEIEDAKQKGVLLSVHLKATMMKVSDPIMFGQIVAEFYKDALAKHADVLAQIGFNLNNGIGDLYARIKALPAEQQAAIEADIQAVYAARPSLAMVNSDKGITNLHVPSDVIVDASMPAMIRDSGKMWGTDGQLHDTKAVIPDRCYATIYQAVIEDCKQHGAFDPTTMGSVPNVGLMAKKAEEYGSHDKTFQIKANGVVRVSDSAGRTLLEQSVEAGDIFRMCQTKDAPIQDWVKLAVNRARASATPAIFWLDPMRAHDGVVIEKVQAYLKDHDTSGLDIRIMSPVDAMAFTLARTREGKDTISVTGNVLRDYLTDLFPIMELGTSAKMLSIVPLMNGGGLFETGAGGSAPKHVQQLLEENFLRWDSLGEFLALAASLEHLGVTYNNPKALVLAKTLDQATGQFLDNNKSPSRKVGNIDNRGSHFYLALYWAQALAAQTEDAALQAQFSQLAKTLTENEATIVAEFNAVQGKPVDIGGYYHANAELISKAMRPSNTFNAAIAALV, encoded by the coding sequence ATGCCCAACCGCTCGAAGATCATCTACACCTTCACCGACGAAGCCCCAGCCCTCGCCACCTATTCACTGTTGCCTATCGTAGAGGCTTTCACCGCCTCCGCTGATATCGCCGTGGAAACCCGCGATATCTCTCTTGCAGGGCGCATCCTGGCCAGCTTCCCCGAGCAATTGGGTAATAAAGCCGTAGCCGACCACCTCGCCGAACTGGGCGCGCTGGCCGTCACGCCTGAAGCCAACATCATCAAACTGCCGAACATCAGTGCTTCGGTTCCGCAACTGCAGGCCGCGATCAAAGAACTGCAAGCCCAGGGCTATGCACTGCCGGACTACCCGGAAACCGTCACCAGCGACGCTGACAAGGACGCCAAGTCCCGTTACGACAAGATCAAGGGCAGCGCGGTAAACCCGGTTCTGCGTGAAGGCAACTCCGATCGCCGCGCACCATTGTCGGTCAAGAACTACGCTCGCAAGCACCCGCACAAAATGGGCGCCTGGGCAAAAGACTCCAAGTCTCACGTCGCTCACATGAGCACCGGCGATTTCTACGGCAGCGAAAAAGCTGCCCTGATCGACGCCGCTGACGCCGTGAAAATCGAACTGATCGCTCAAGACGGCACCACCACCGTCCTGAAAGAAAAAACCACCGTGCAAGCCGGTGAGATCCTCGATTGCGCCGTGATGAGCAAAAACGCCCTGCGTAGCTTCATCGCCGCAGAAATCGAAGACGCCAAGCAAAAAGGCGTTCTGCTGTCGGTTCACCTGAAAGCCACCATGATGAAGGTCTCCGACCCGATCATGTTCGGCCAGATCGTTGCCGAGTTCTATAAAGACGCCCTGGCCAAGCACGCTGACGTGCTGGCACAGATCGGCTTCAACCTGAACAACGGCATCGGCGACCTGTACGCCCGCATCAAGGCGTTGCCGGCCGAGCAGCAAGCGGCGATCGAAGCGGACATCCAGGCGGTCTACGCCGCTCGCCCTTCGCTGGCGATGGTCAACTCCGACAAAGGCATCACCAACCTGCACGTGCCGAGCGACGTTATCGTCGACGCCTCGATGCCAGCCATGATCCGTGACTCCGGCAAAATGTGGGGCACCGACGGCCAGCTGCACGACACCAAGGCCGTGATCCCGGATCGCTGCTACGCCACCATCTACCAGGCGGTGATCGAAGACTGCAAGCAACACGGCGCCTTCGACCCAACCACCATGGGCAGCGTGCCAAACGTTGGCCTGATGGCGAAAAAAGCCGAAGAGTACGGCTCCCACGACAAGACCTTCCAGATCAAGGCAAACGGCGTGGTTCGCGTTTCCGACAGCGCTGGTCGCACCCTGCTGGAGCAATCGGTTGAAGCCGGCGACATCTTCCGCATGTGCCAGACCAAAGACGCACCGATCCAGGACTGGGTCAAACTGGCGGTCAACCGTGCTCGCGCAAGCGCAACGCCGGCGATTTTCTGGCTGGACCCAATGCGCGCCCACGACGGCGTAGTGATCGAGAAAGTTCAGGCTTACCTGAAGGACCACGACACTTCCGGCCTGGACATCCGCATCATGTCGCCAGTCGACGCGATGGCCTTCACCCTGGCCCGTACTCGCGAAGGCAAGGACACCATCTCGGTGACCGGCAACGTACTGCGCGACTACCTGACCGACCTGTTCCCGATCATGGAGCTGGGCACCAGCGCCAAGATGCTGTCGATCGTTCCACTGATGAATGGCGGCGGTCTGTTCGAAACCGGCGCTGGCGGTTCGGCACCGAAGCACGTTCAGCAACTGCTGGAAGAAAACTTCCTGCGCTGGGATTCCCTGGGCGAGTTCCTGGCCCTGGCCGCCTCCCTCGAGCACCTGGGTGTTACTTACAACAACCCTAAGGCGCTGGTGCTGGCCAAGACCCTGGACCAGGCCACCGGCCAGTTCCTGGACAACAACAAGTCGCCATCGCGCAAAGTCGGCAACATCGACAACCGCGGCAGCCACTTCTACCTGGCGCTGTACTGGGCCCAGGCCCTGGCCGCCCAGACTGAAGACGCAGCGCTGCAAGCGCAGTTCAGCCAACTGGCGAAAACCCTGACCGAGAACGAGGCAACCATCGTTGCCGAGTTCAACGCCGTTCAGGGCAAGCCAGTCGACATCGGCGGTTACTACCACGCCAACGCCGAGCTGATCAGCAAGGCCATGCGCCCAAGCAACACCTTCAACGCGGCGATTGCTGCGCTGGTTTAA
- a CDS encoding secretin N-terminal domain-containing protein → MSLRTLLTTLLLTCSFSVVAATEVVQLNNRTSADLLPVAQNFIGRDGKVSAYGNQLIVNAEPDKIDELKALIAQLDTAPKRLLITVDTNENNQQNNADRQTQIISYSTDSREGGIQQVQTSEGTPALIQIGQSVPLTTTQTDTYTSLPNQINTLRQPQANTSGQPQNPLNNYAHQQNQTQYRNVTQGFYVTASVTGDIVHLAISTNRDRMSQERPDVVNVQSTDTTVSGRLGEWITLAGVNRQTQADKQAMSRSYSTQGRDDMTLRVKVDTLD, encoded by the coding sequence ATGTCCCTACGCACCCTGCTCACCACGCTGCTGCTGACCTGCAGTTTCTCGGTCGTCGCTGCTACCGAGGTGGTGCAGCTCAACAATCGCACCAGCGCCGACCTGCTGCCGGTGGCGCAGAATTTTATCGGCAGGGACGGCAAGGTCAGCGCCTACGGCAACCAGCTGATCGTCAACGCCGAACCCGACAAGATCGACGAACTCAAAGCCCTGATCGCACAGCTCGACACCGCACCCAAGCGCCTGCTGATCACGGTCGACACCAACGAAAACAACCAGCAAAACAACGCCGATCGGCAAACGCAGATCATCAGCTACAGCACCGACAGCCGTGAAGGCGGCATCCAGCAGGTCCAGACCAGCGAAGGCACACCCGCCCTGATCCAGATCGGCCAGAGCGTACCGCTGACCACCACCCAGACCGACACCTACACCAGCCTGCCAAACCAGATAAACACCTTGCGCCAGCCCCAGGCCAATACCTCCGGCCAGCCGCAAAACCCGCTCAACAACTACGCTCACCAGCAAAACCAGACCCAATACCGCAACGTCACCCAGGGTTTCTACGTCACCGCCAGTGTTACCGGCGACATCGTTCACCTGGCAATCAGCACCAACCGTGACCGCATGAGCCAGGAACGCCCCGATGTAGTGAACGTGCAAAGTACCGACACAACCGTCAGCGGCCGCCTGGGCGAGTGGATCACCCTGGCTGGCGTCAACCGCCAGACGCAAGCCGACAAACAGGCTATGAGCCGCAGCTACTCTACTCAGGGACGGGATGACATGACGTTGCGAGTCAAAGTCGACACCTTGGACTAA
- a CDS encoding cupin domain-containing protein, translating into MNPDTPLQLLGGITAREFLRDYWQKKPLLIRQAIPDFESPIDADELAGLALEEEVESRLVIEHGERPWELRRGPFAEDEFSKLPEREWTLLVQAVDQFVPEVAELLENFRFLPSWRIDDVMISFAAPGGSVGPHFDNYDVFLLQGHGKRNWKIGQMCDSDSPLLQHADLRILADFEATDEWTLEPGDMLYLPPRLAHCGVAVDDCMTYSVGFRAPSAAEVLTHFTDFLSQFLPDEERYTDADAQPAIDPHQIQHDALDRLKSLLAEHMSDERLLLTWFGQFMTEPRYPELVVGPELEEDDLLSSLEQGAVLIRNPSARLAWSEVDDDLLLFASGQSRYLPGKLRELLKMICAADALHVDNLGQWLSDEDGRNLLCELVKQGSLGFADE; encoded by the coding sequence ATGAATCCTGATACTCCTCTTCAACTTCTGGGCGGCATCACGGCACGGGAATTCCTGCGCGACTACTGGCAGAAAAAACCGCTGTTGATCCGCCAGGCGATCCCTGACTTCGAAAGCCCGATCGACGCCGACGAACTGGCCGGTCTGGCACTGGAAGAAGAAGTCGAATCGCGCCTGGTCATCGAGCATGGCGAGCGCCCTTGGGAACTGCGTCGCGGCCCGTTCGCCGAAGACGAATTCAGCAAGCTGCCAGAGCGCGAGTGGACCCTGCTGGTGCAGGCCGTCGACCAGTTCGTGCCGGAAGTCGCCGAGCTGCTGGAAAACTTCCGCTTCCTGCCGAGCTGGCGCATCGACGACGTGATGATCAGCTTTGCCGCCCCGGGTGGCAGTGTCGGCCCGCACTTCGACAACTACGACGTGTTCCTGCTGCAAGGCCACGGCAAGCGCAACTGGAAAATCGGCCAGATGTGCGATTCCGACAGTCCGCTGCTGCAACATGCCGACCTGCGCATCCTCGCCGACTTCGAAGCCACCGACGAGTGGACCCTGGAACCGGGCGACATGCTGTACCTGCCGCCGCGCCTGGCCCACTGCGGCGTGGCCGTCGATGACTGCATGACCTACTCGGTCGGTTTCCGCGCCCCAAGCGCCGCTGAAGTGCTGACCCACTTCACCGACTTCCTCAGCCAGTTCCTGCCTGACGAAGAACGCTACACCGATGCCGACGCGCAGCCAGCGATCGACCCGCACCAGATCCAGCACGATGCGCTCGACCGCTTGAAAAGCCTGCTGGCCGAGCACATGAGCGACGAGCGCCTGTTGCTGACCTGGTTCGGCCAGTTCATGACCGAGCCACGCTACCCGGAATTGGTGGTTGGCCCGGAACTGGAAGAAGACGACCTGCTGAGCAGCCTTGAACAAGGCGCCGTGCTGATTCGCAATCCAAGCGCGCGCCTGGCCTGGTCCGAAGTCGACGACGACCTGCTGCTGTTCGCCAGCGGCCAGAGCCGTTATCTGCCGGGCAAACTGCGCGAACTGCTGAAAATGATTTGCGCCGCCGATGCGCTGCACGTCGACAACCTTGGCCAATGGCTGAGCGATGAAGACGGCCGCAACCTGCTGTGCGAGCTGGTCAAGCAAGGTAGCCTGGGATTCGCTGATGAATAA
- the hflD gene encoding high frequency lysogenization protein HflD, with translation MSPTQEQLTALGGVFLAAVLVDKIAKTGQVSEAGLTCMLGSLLIIDPKDTLEVYGGDDINLREGYRALIGALERDPSTLQREPLRYALSMLGLERQLAKRGDMLEVIGKRLPQIQSQVEHFGPAHENVIAACGALYQDTLSTLRQRIQVHGDMRNLQQPSNASKIRALLLAGIRSARLWRQLGGHRWQLVISRRKLLKELYPLMRSS, from the coding sequence ATGAGCCCGACTCAGGAGCAACTGACAGCGCTTGGCGGCGTGTTTCTCGCCGCTGTGCTGGTCGACAAGATTGCCAAGACCGGGCAGGTCAGCGAAGCCGGCCTGACCTGCATGCTTGGCAGCTTGTTGATCATCGACCCCAAGGACACGCTGGAGGTCTACGGCGGCGACGATATCAATCTGCGCGAAGGTTATCGCGCGTTGATCGGCGCCCTCGAACGCGACCCGAGCACCTTGCAGCGCGAACCCTTGCGCTACGCCCTGTCGATGCTCGGTCTTGAGCGCCAACTGGCCAAGCGCGGCGACATGCTTGAAGTGATCGGCAAGCGCTTGCCGCAGATTCAGTCCCAGGTCGAGCATTTCGGCCCGGCCCACGAAAACGTGATCGCCGCCTGTGGCGCGCTGTATCAGGACACCTTGAGCACCCTGCGCCAACGCATTCAAGTGCACGGCGACATGCGCAACCTGCAGCAGCCAAGCAACGCCTCGAAAATCCGCGCCCTGTTGCTGGCCGGCATCCGCTCGGCGCGCTTGTGGCGGCAGTTGGGCGGTCATCGCTGGCAGTTGGTGATCAGTCGCCGCAAACTGCTCAAAGAGCTTTATCCGCTGATGCGCAGCAGCTGA
- the purB gene encoding adenylosuccinate lyase, whose protein sequence is MQLSSLTAVSPVDGRYAGKTQALRPIFSEYGLIRARVLVEVRWLQRLAAHPAISEVPAFSAEANAVLNTLAENFSLEHAERVKEIERTTNHDVKAIEYLLKEQAAKLPELANVSEFIHFACTSEDINNLSHALMLREGRDDVMLPLMRQTAEAIRELAIRFADVPMLSRTHGQPASPTTLGKELANVVYRLERQIAQVAAVPLLGKINGAVGNYNAHLSAYPEIDWEANARAFIEDELGLGFNPYTTQIEPHDYIAELFDAIARFNTILIDFDRDIWGYISLGYFKQRTIAGEIGSSTMPHKVNPIDFENSEGNLGIANALFQHLASKLPISRWQRDLTDSTVLRNLGVGFAHSVIAYEASLKGISKLELNAQKISADLDACWEVLAEPIQTVMRRYNIENPYEKLKELTRGKGISPEALQTFIDALDMPAEAKAELKKLTPANYIGNAVAQAKRI, encoded by the coding sequence ATGCAGCTCTCTTCGCTCACTGCGGTTTCCCCTGTTGACGGCCGCTACGCCGGCAAAACCCAGGCCCTGCGCCCAATTTTCAGCGAATACGGTCTGATCCGTGCTCGCGTCCTGGTTGAAGTGCGCTGGCTCCAGCGCCTGGCCGCTCATCCTGCCATCAGCGAAGTGCCGGCGTTCTCCGCCGAAGCTAACGCCGTGCTGAACACCCTGGCGGAAAACTTCTCTCTGGAACACGCCGAGCGCGTCAAAGAGATCGAGCGCACCACCAACCACGACGTTAAAGCCATTGAGTACCTACTCAAGGAACAGGCGGCCAAGCTGCCCGAACTGGCCAACGTCAGTGAATTCATCCACTTTGCCTGCACCAGCGAGGACATCAACAACCTGTCCCACGCCCTGATGCTGCGCGAAGGCCGTGATGACGTGATGCTGCCGCTGATGCGCCAAACCGCCGAAGCCATCCGCGAGTTGGCCATCCGCTTCGCCGACGTGCCGATGCTGTCGCGCACCCACGGTCAGCCGGCTTCGCCGACCACCCTGGGCAAAGAACTGGCGAACGTGGTTTACCGTCTCGAGCGCCAGATCGCTCAAGTCGCTGCCGTACCGCTGCTGGGCAAGATCAACGGCGCCGTCGGCAACTACAACGCTCACCTGTCGGCTTACCCTGAGATCGACTGGGAAGCCAACGCCCGCGCCTTCATCGAAGACGAGCTGGGCCTGGGCTTCAACCCGTACACCACGCAGATCGAACCGCACGACTACATCGCCGAACTGTTCGACGCGATCGCGCGCTTCAACACCATCCTGATCGACTTCGATCGCGATATCTGGGGCTACATCTCCCTGGGCTACTTCAAGCAGCGCACCATTGCCGGCGAAATCGGTTCCTCGACCATGCCGCACAAGGTCAACCCGATCGACTTCGAAAACTCCGAAGGCAACCTGGGTATCGCCAACGCACTGTTCCAGCACCTGGCGAGCAAGCTGCCGATCTCCCGCTGGCAGCGCGACCTGACCGACTCCACCGTACTGCGCAACCTCGGCGTCGGCTTCGCCCACAGCGTGATTGCGTACGAAGCAAGTCTCAAGGGAATCAGCAAGTTAGAGCTCAATGCTCAGAAGATTTCTGCGGACCTGGACGCGTGCTGGGAAGTTCTGGCCGAGCCAATCCAGACCGTGATGCGTCGCTACAACATTGAAAACCCGTACGAAAAGCTGAAAGAACTGACGCGCGGCAAGGGCATCAGCCCTGAAGCGTTGCAGACTTTCATCGATGCACTGGACATGCCTGCCGAAGCAAAGGCCGAGCTGAAAAAGCTCACCCCGGCCAACTACATCGGCAACGCCGTGGCACAAGCCAAACGCATCTGA
- a CDS encoding NUDIX hydrolase, whose translation MTWLPHITVATIVEDNGRFLMVEELKAGRVVLNQPAGHLDPNETLTEAAIRETLEETGWDVEATGVVGIYLYTAPSNGVTYQRVCFAAKALKHHPDYQLDDGIVGAKWLTRDELLAQRERWRSELIIRCIDDYLSGKLFSLELIRPSL comes from the coding sequence ATGACCTGGCTACCCCACATCACCGTCGCCACCATCGTCGAAGACAACGGCCGCTTCCTGATGGTCGAAGAGCTCAAGGCCGGACGCGTGGTACTCAATCAACCGGCCGGGCATCTGGACCCGAACGAAACCCTGACCGAAGCCGCCATTCGTGAAACCCTCGAAGAAACCGGCTGGGACGTTGAAGCTACCGGCGTAGTAGGCATCTACCTCTATACCGCCCCAAGCAACGGCGTGACTTACCAACGTGTGTGTTTTGCCGCCAAAGCCTTGAAACACCACCCCGATTATCAACTCGACGACGGCATCGTCGGCGCAAAATGGCTGACCCGCGACGAACTCCTTGCGCAACGCGAGCGCTGGCGCAGCGAGCTGATTATTCGCTGTATCGACGATTACCTGAGCGGTAAACTCTTCAGTCTCGAACTGATCCGCCCTTCTCTTTAG
- the mnmA gene encoding tRNA 2-thiouridine(34) synthase MnmA: protein MRDPAPSDTQKKRVIVGMSGGVDSSVSALLLIEQGYQVEGLFMKNWEEDDGTDYCTAMDDLADAQAVCDKIGIKLHTANFAAEYWDNVFEHFLAEYKAGRTPNPDILCNREIKFKAFLDYAMMLGADLIATGHYVRRRDIDGRTELLKGLDPNKDQSYFLHAVGGEQIAKTLFPVGELEKPEVRAIAEKHALATAKKKDSTGICFIGERRFSDFLKQYLPAQPGDIKTTEGEVIGRHHGLMYHTIGQRQGLGIGGLKDASDEPWYVLIKDLEHNELIVGQGNDHPWLFSRALLASDIYWVNPVDLSSPRKLTAKVRYRQSDQPCTLEKTANGYRATFDDPQRAVTPGQSVVFYDGEVCLGGGVIEVAEPWSSKDSCA from the coding sequence ATGCGTGATCCAGCCCCTTCTGACACACAAAAGAAGCGCGTCATTGTCGGCATGTCCGGCGGCGTGGACTCTTCCGTTTCCGCCCTACTGCTGATCGAGCAGGGTTATCAGGTGGAAGGCCTGTTCATGAAGAACTGGGAAGAGGACGACGGAACAGACTACTGCACCGCCATGGACGACCTGGCGGACGCTCAGGCCGTGTGCGACAAGATTGGCATCAAGCTGCACACCGCCAACTTCGCCGCCGAGTACTGGGATAACGTGTTCGAGCACTTCCTGGCCGAATACAAGGCCGGCCGCACGCCGAACCCGGACATCCTGTGCAACCGTGAAATCAAGTTCAAGGCGTTCCTCGACTACGCCATGATGCTCGGCGCCGACCTGATCGCCACCGGCCATTACGTGCGCCGTCGCGACATCGATGGCCGTACCGAATTGCTCAAAGGCCTGGACCCGAACAAGGACCAGAGCTACTTCCTGCACGCCGTAGGCGGCGAACAGATCGCCAAGACCCTGTTCCCGGTCGGCGAACTGGAAAAACCCGAAGTTCGCGCGATTGCCGAGAAACACGCCCTGGCCACCGCAAAGAAGAAAGACTCCACCGGTATCTGCTTTATCGGTGAACGACGCTTCAGCGACTTCCTCAAGCAATACCTGCCGGCACAACCGGGCGACATCAAGACCACCGAAGGTGAAGTGATCGGCCGCCACCATGGCCTGATGTACCACACCATAGGTCAGCGTCAGGGCCTGGGCATCGGCGGCTTGAAAGACGCCAGCGACGAGCCGTGGTACGTGCTGATCAAGGACCTGGAACACAACGAACTGATCGTTGGCCAGGGCAATGACCATCCTTGGCTGTTCTCCCGCGCCCTGCTCGCCTCGGACATCTACTGGGTCAACCCGGTCGACCTGAGCTCGCCGCGCAAACTCACGGCGAAAGTCCGCTATCGCCAGAGCGACCAGCCTTGCACCCTGGAAAAAACCGCCAACGGCTACCGCGCCACCTTCGATGACCCGCAGCGCGCGGTCACCCCTGGTCAATCGGTGGTGTTTTACGACGGTGAAGTTTGCCTCGGTGGCGGTGTCATCGAAGTCGCCGAACCCTGGAGCAGCAAGGATTCGTGCGCATGA
- a CDS encoding GNAT family N-acetyltransferase, whose product MNKIRVRVADWQKDNAEIRRIRETVFIAEQSVPPELEWDADDASAVHFLAFEGDFPIGTARLLPDGHIGRVSVLKDWRGLKVGDKLMQAVIGEAEKRGLKQQMLSAQVQATAFYERLGFTVVSEEFLEAGIPHVDMVRKG is encoded by the coding sequence ATGAATAAAATTCGCGTACGTGTCGCAGACTGGCAAAAGGATAACGCCGAGATCCGGCGCATTCGTGAAACGGTGTTCATCGCCGAGCAATCCGTTCCACCCGAACTGGAATGGGATGCCGACGACGCGAGCGCCGTGCATTTCCTCGCCTTCGAAGGCGACTTTCCGATTGGTACCGCCCGCCTGCTGCCCGATGGCCACATCGGCCGGGTATCGGTACTCAAGGACTGGCGCGGCCTGAAGGTCGGCGACAAGCTGATGCAAGCAGTGATCGGCGAAGCCGAGAAGCGCGGGCTCAAGCAGCAGATGCTCAGCGCGCAGGTTCAGGCGACAGCGTTCTACGAGCGCCTGGGCTTTACCGTGGTCAGTGAAGAGTTCCTGGAAGCAGGGATTCCTCACGTGGACATGGTTCGCAAGGGCTGA